ATCGAGGCCGAGCGCGGTGAGAACCTCGTCCTCGCCGGGGACAACGGTGATGTCGACGAAGCTCAGCGTCGGCTCGTGGCCCGCGGAGCGGATGACCTCGCGGGTGGTGGACACCTCGCTGACGTCGAAGGCCACGGGTTCGCCCAGTTCGCGCACGAACGTGCCAGCGCCCCACCGCCGGTCGACCAGCCCCTCGGCGAACAGCTGCTTTAGCGCCTCCCGGACGCTGGCGCGGCTGACGTTGAGCTCCTCGGCGAGCACCGTCTCCGACGGGAGCCGCCGGCCCGGCTCGTACTCGTCGCGGATCCGGGCGCGCAATACCTCCGCGACGCGGTCGGGCAGCCGGCTGTGTAGTTCCACGGGAGCTCCTTCACTCGTCTGACGTCCGGAGGTCTGACTTATTTAAGGCGCTGGTGCCCGTGCCGTCAAGAAGCGTTCGGAAATTGCCACTAAACCCCGCTACGCAGCCAAAACCCGGGTTGCCGCTGGTGCTGTCGGGGATGTTCGCCGGTCGGGCGGCGACTTGGCAAGGGTTGAAGTACGACTCATGGCAGAGGTAAGAGCCGCCCGCGCATGGCGCGGGCCTGCATGCCGGGCTTGAACCCTTCGGCGCATGCGTTCTTCGACGTCATCCTCGCTCGGATCAGAGACCCCGCAGTGCCGAACGGGTGCCTCATCGCTCAATCCGCGGCTCAGTCAGCCGCGCTGACCTCCGACAGCGCGCGGTACTGCTTGCGGCGGATGGCCTTGGCACGGTGTGCGTTCTGGGTGCGCGGCGGTCGCCTTGCATTCATCACCAGTGCCTGCATGCACGGTCGAGTTCAGGATTCATCATTCACAGACCGAACCAGCGTTTCAGGAGCTGCCGAATCCGGTTCGGCGCCTGCTCTGCCGGCGGCCAGGGATTCCGATACGGCACCGACCATCCCGACTGCCAATTCGGTGGTGGGGGTGGCACCGGTGGCGGTGGTGGTGGGGGTGGCGGTGGTGGCGCGGAAGGCTGTGGTGGTGAGATCTGGCTAGGCGGCAGTCGGTAGACCCGATACTGCGGGGGAACTGGGCCTGGCTGCACCGGGGGGCGAACTGGCCAAGGTTGTGGTGGCGTAGGGAGTTCAGGGGGAGGTCTGTCAGCCCCACCGCATGGCGACCTAGTTGCCGATCCCGTCGAGTTCAGCTCCTCATGCGGGGAGACCTGCGCGGCGAACCCCGGGGACGAGTACAGCCTGCCGAGACGCTGCTGGAGGTCGTCCGCGCCGCTTCCGGATGCGGCTGGCTTGCCCGGCAATGCACCCGAGCCTTGCTGCGGCGCGCCGGAGGGCACCGAGGCTGGTGCCGATGTCGTCGTCGGTTTGTCAGAGCCTCCGAGATCTCGCGCTTCGGGAGGTTCGTGTATCTGATCAGTTTCATCGACGAATGCCCCGTTGGCTGCCGCTTCGAACTCTTCGACCTGTCGCATATCAAGCATGCGAAGGGAGCGCAGTCGACGCAGTTCGATCTGCGGGGTCCAATACGATCGCTTGCCCCGGTACGCGGTGACCATGCCGGTGATCGACACCCAACGTCCCTTCAGGCCAGCCAGATCTGCGCCGTACTCCTGGCAGAGTTCTTTACAGACTTGGTCGAATGCGATGATGGTAAAATCTCCGCGTCGCCAATCACCGAGGTTGACGAAGGCCATCTTTCCGTAAGCAGTCGGCTGCAAGCGCGCATCGACGATTCGGCCGAACGTGGTGACCTCATCGCCCTGACACGCGAGCAGCGTGTCGCGCTCAGCGGCCGGCACAGGTCGCGGCAAGTCGTAGGTCCTGGTGCGCGCTCGGCCGCTTCGGCGCTGCGGCCCGGCAATCCCCACGCCTCGCAGGATGTCGGGCACTGCCGCGAACTCGGCCGTACAGGCTTCCCTGAGTCGCCGCAAGCGCGCGGCCAGCGGGGCGATCTCGCCGAGTCGGGCGAAGACTCCCGACTGCTCTGGTCTGGCGAAGTCCGATCCGCTGAAAAGGAGGTTCTCACCGGTGTGGAACTCGTCCCACAGGACGGGATCGTGCTGGAGAGCCTCGAGCGATAGGTCGATCACGAAAGTCGCGAACAGATCGATGGATGCGTCGTAGTGGTCTGCGCGATCGGGGTGCTGGAAATTGCGGTGGCCTTGTTCGGATGGGCCGAGTGGACGAAGCGCCGGTAGGAACATTCCGTCGTAGTCGACGAACCGCACGTTGTGGTCCGGCCGCACCAGGATGTTGCCGTGCTGGAGGTCACCGTGCGCGACGCCCACTCGGCGCAGCGCGGTAACAGCTTCGCGGATGTGTCGCCGGACGGCGCCGAGCGCATCGGGGTCGTTGAGGTGGTTATCGATCCAGCTGTCCAGCCGTCTTCCCTCGACCCAAGGCATCCGAACTATCGGGAGGGTGCTGTTGCGCACGCGGATTCCCGTGGGGATGTAATCGACGTCCACCAGGAAGCCCAACCGTTCATGCGCCTGGACGAACTCGGCGATTCTCGCATAACGTTCCTGGAGGTGATTGCCTTCCTTGTGGAAGCAACGTACGGCAAAACACTCCGAGCCGACCTCAATCTTGAACGTCAGCGCGAACCCGCCTGAGATCGCGTTGGGCAGGCCGAGACCATTGCGCAGCGGCTTTCCACGTTGCAGAATCTCGTCCTCGAACGCCCGCTGGGGGATCTGGACCGCTTCTTGGTAGTCAACGGGTGTCGGTAGTTTCACGTCTGCACCACGCACGCTGTCGTATCGTCGTTGTCCATCCCGTTTTCCCTGGCACGAGCGACGAAATCGCCAAAAGCCTCGGGACTTTCGAGGTATTTGGCAACCGGGAGGAGGCGTCCTGCCGTCTGGTAGTCTTGCAGGAGGTGTTTCGCCATCGCGTCCGTGGCAAGCACGAACACATCACCGGCGTCGTAGCTACCCCCTCCTTCCCAGATGGCGACGGTCGCGGCCGCATGAGGCCGAGTGGTGATCAATGCGGGGAAACGTGAGAACCGATCCGCTCTATCCAGTGGTCCTGCCAGAAGGATCTCTTCTCCTCGTAGGTGGAACAGGCAGGAGTCACCGATCGCGCGCACCCGATACCCGGTTTCGCGAACCGTGAGCCCGACGAAGGCGGCCGCCGCACCCTGCGGCAGCTTCTCCACCGCCCACCACGGCAAGCCGGGCCGGGCCACCTGTTTCCACCAGGCCTGGCGCAGCCGGTCCAGCACGTCCGGCGCGAGCGGGTCGACACCGTCGCGGGTGAAGGCGTTCACGAGGATTTCGCTCCACACCTCGGACCGCGCCGATGTCGATGCGCCGTCGGCCACCGCGAAACGACCGCTTCCGACGTCGTAGGCCACGCGGTCCTCGTTCTCTGCATCGCTGCGACCACGCTTCGACATGCTCTGAGCGACGGCGCAGATCCGGATTCCCACGGCTGCCCGCAACCTACGACTCGCGTCCGTCGGTGAGTTCCTTGAGTCCGGTCGGCGTCACCGCTCGGGTCCCGATGTCGAGGAAATCCACCACCATGTGGGCCTCGGCGTTGTAGACGAAACCCCGGGCACCGGGTTTGACCTCGTATCCGGCGACAGCAGTGGCTTCCAACATCTGCGGCGGCAGCTCGCTGGAGATGTCGAACAGCATTTTCGCGTAGGCGTCCGGAAGCCCCGCCGGGGCATTCGGCATCACCGCAGGCGGATTCGGCATACCGGACACGTGCACGTTGAACAGCAGTACGTTCCCGTCCTCGGTGGCCGTCTCGCGGATCTGCCAGGCCACATCGGTCGGTTCGCCGTCCGAGCTTACGCCGTCGGTGATGTTGATGACGATGGGCGGAAAGCTGCGTGGATTCTGACGACACCAGGAATCGATGATCTCAGCAGCCGTGCCGAATGCCTTGACCATCGGCGTCTGCCCGTTGAACCGCGGGTCGACCCACACCGGCTTGTTCGTCTGGACTTCCAAGAAACCGCCGACGCCATCGGAAATCTTCTGCGTGAGCTGGTCCATCCGCTTAGGATTGCGCGCCACCTCACCGATGGGGATCAGCGGTGTACCGAGGTCTGTTCCGTGCAGCACGGGCCCGACGTCCATACCGTATCCAATGATACCGACTTCGAAGTAGTCGAAGATCCGGTCGTCGCCCTTGCTACACAGCAGAACGGCGTTGCCCAGGATCTTGTTCACCGTAAGGGCCAGCTGATCGGCCTTGGACATCCCGGTGCCCGCCCAAGGCTCGGACATCGAGTACGACTGGTCGATGAGCAGCAGCAGGCAGGCCCGCTGAGTGCGGTTGATCTCGGCTGAGTACAACCCGTTTCCTCCGATTATGGAATAGTTTCTGCGCGAAAGGCGGGTTCCGCTTGACGAGTGGTCAGGTCGTCAAGCACCTGGCCATCTACTAGGAGGTTCGTCTGGTCGCAGGAGAGCTGCCCAAGGAAGCACAACGAAGAAGTGATACACCCTTTCCAGGACCGTATTTCCATCGTCAACCACTTCCAGCGCCGAGGCTGGGGGCAGATGGGCGCCATACTCCTCCAGATGCCCGACCGCTGTTGGGATGTATCGCTGGCGAATGCTACACAGGTTGCCGTCCGTCGGGGTGCGCTTTGCGCCAGCCAAGGTTCAAACTTTTGAGTTGATCAACTGGTCACCATGCGGCAAGCCCGCTCAACCGCTGGCAATGACGGTGCGGTCCTGGGCAACCCGGACCGTGCGTCGGGTTGCGCGGTGATCTATGCAGGGGCGAACCGCGCAGTTAGGCAGAATCACCTCGTGCGGCTTAGTTTGGTGTGACGACGCGTCGGACGCTGTCGCGGAGCAGGGTTCGGCGCTGTTCGTGCATTTCCGGGGGTTCTTGGTCGGTGGCGGCGTAGACGTTGCTGACCGGTGACCATGCCATGGACATCGCGATCACCATGGCCATCAGGTCGAACGGGTCCCCGGCCCGGACGATCCCCGCGGCTTGCGCCTCGGCGATGGCGCGCAGTTTTGCATCGTCGAGACGATCGGCATCGTCAACGAGGTGACCGGCCGGGCGTCGTTCCAGGCGCGCCCAGGTGGCCAGCCGGATGAGGTCTGGGCGGCGGAGGTATTCGTCGTACAAACGCACGGCCCAGTCCGCGAGATCGGTGGCATCGATCGGGACGACGGTCATGATCCGCTCCAGAGCGCCGAAGAAGATCGCGTCGAACAACCCTTCCTTGCTACCGAAATAGCCGTAGAGCTGAGCCTTGTTGGTGCGGGCCGCGGCCACGATGCGTTCGACGCGCGCCCCGGCGATCCCGTGCTCGGCGAACTCCCGCGTTGCCACGTCCAGGATGCGCTGCCGCGTCGCGGCGCCACGCGAGGTCAGCGGTTTGTCGGCCATGCCGAGCACGATAACAACAGACCAGTCGGTTTGCCTGACCGGTCGTTCCTCGGCTAGCCTGCAAATAGACCGAACAGTCTGTTTATCTCGGGAGGAAGCATGAGGACCACCGTGGGCTGGCAAGCCGTCCGCGCCGGGAACACGCTGCGCCGGGTGTCGCTCGAACGCCGGGAACTACGGGGCGACGACGTCGCCGTGCGCGTGGACTATTGCGGCGTCTGCCATAGCGACTTACACGCCGTCCGCGCCCACACCGACAACGACGATGCGCCGTTGGTACCGGGCCACGAGTTCACGGGCGTGGTAACCGATATCGGGCGCGAGGTCGCCCGATTCGCCATCGGCGACACCGTCGCGGTCGGCAACATCGTCGACTCCTGCGGTACGTGCGCCATGTGCCGACAGGGGCAGGAAAACTTCTGCTACGAGTTTCCGACCCTGACCTACAGCGGCACCGACCGCCACGACGGATCCACCACGCTGGGCGGCTACTCGCGCGAGTACATCGTGCGCGACCAGTTCGCCTACCCGCTGCCCACCGGACTCGATCCCGCAGCCGCGGCTCCTCTTTTGTGCGCGGGGATCACCGTCTGGGAGCCACTTCAGGCACTCGGTGTCGGCCCGGGTAGCCGTGTCGCGGTGGCCGGACTCGGCGGTCTCGGACACCTCGCGGTCAAACTCGCCGTCGCACTCGGCGCCGACACCACGGTCATCAGTCGATCGACCGACAAAGCCGATGACGCCCGCCGCCTCGGCGCTCACGACCTGATCGTGTCCACGGACGAACAGCAGATGACCGCATCCCGAGACCGGTTCGACGTCGTCATCGACACCATTGCCGTACCGCACGACATCGACCCCTACCTGCGGCTCGTCGCCCTGGACGGAACACTCAGCCACCTCGGGCACCTTGGCCCCGTCACGGTACAGACCACCGACCTGCTAGTAGGGCGAAAGAAACTCAGCTCCGCGGGCAGCGGCGGCCGACCCGCGACCGCCGCCATGCTCGATTTCTGCGCCAAGCACAACGTCACCGCCGACATCGAAATCGTGCCTTCCAAGCACATCAACGAAACTCTCGAACGCCTGGAGCGCAACGACGTTCGCTACCGCTTCGTGCTGGACATGTCCGACCTGTCGTAAACCGCTGCTGCTTTCAGGGTTGGCGATTTCAATGACCTTTTTCCATCCTGATCCTTGCAGGTCAGGGGGCGTTGACGTGGGTGGTGAGGTGTGAGTGGGCTGGTCGGAGTCATGATCATCGGGATTGATCATCTGACACTGTCCCCACGGCCCACGGCAGGGTGATCATGATCACTGCCGGGGAAGACGAAAAAGATGGCCCTCGGCGGGTTCGATTGGTTCGTGACTACACAAAAAAACCTCGCCGAGGGCGCAGCGCCCATTATCTACCAGGTCCAGCTTCCGGTCTCCACCCGCACGCTTCAGGTGGTCAGTGACCTGATTTCCGCTCGCCGCAAGAAGATCGGTTCCCGCTGGCGCAAGGCACCCCCGGGTAAGCAGGCGATCATCGCGCTGGCGGTGCTGCGTCACGACCAGCGGCTGCTGGATTTGGCCGGGGGCAACGGCGTCTCGGCCTCCACGATTCGCCGGTGGGTCCTGGAGGTCATCGACCTGCTGGCCGCCCGCGCCCCGCGCCTGGACCGGGTGCTGGCCACCACCGCCCGCACCGGGGGCGAGGTGGTCCTGCTGGATGGCACCCTGATCCCGACCCACCGGCGCAGCGGTCACGACAACCGGCGCTACTACAGCGGCAAACACAAACGCCACGGGCTGCTGTTTCTCGCTCTCACCGACGACGCGGGCAATCTGCTGTGGCTCTCGGCCGCGACCCCGGGCCGGGCCTCGGAGGTCACCACCGCCCGCCACGCCAAACTCACCACCAAACTCCGCGACGCCGGCCTGGGCGCGATGTGCGACCTGGGATTCACCGGACTGGAAGACGACCCCACCCAGCCCGTGATCATCATCGGCCGCCGTGCCGCCCGCGCCCGGCCCCTCACCGACGCCGAGAAACAGGCCAACCAACTCCTCGCCCGCGAACGCGCCGCCGGTGAACATGGCTTCGCCGACCTGAAAAACTGGCGCATTCTCACCCGGCTACGCATGCACACCCGCCACGCCACCCGCCTGCTGCGTGCCCTGCTGGTGCTGACCAACCTGGAAATCACCCGCTGACACATGGCCACCGCAAACGATCATGGCCCTTCACCAGCCCACTCACACCCCACCCCCTCTGTCCACCCCCCATCACCAGCCCAAACAGGATGGAAAACGCTCAATGGAAATCAACGCGCTGATTTCCATTGAAATCGCCCGGACGGTCACTCACGTAGGTCCGGGATCTCGACGAGACGGGCCGCCTCCCGCAGGGCCGCCATCGTCCTGGCGACGGCGGGAACCCTCGACAACCCGGTCGTCGTCACCGCCGTCACCACCCGCACGGAGCGGGGGTGAAGCCGTCGCACCACCAATCCCGCCTCCGCACGTGCCGCGGCGAGCATCAGCTCGGGCAGCAAGGCCACGCCCAAGCCGGCCGCGGCCAGCGCCTGCAGGGCGGCGTAATCGTCGGTCTCAAAGGCGATGTCCGGGTCGAATCCGACTGCGCGGCAGGCGTCGACCAGGTTGCTCCGGCAGTCGGGGCACCCGGCGATCCAGCGGGAGCCGGCCAGATCGGCAAGTTCGACGACGGCTTCGCCGGCAGCCGAATGGCCGACCGGCAGCGCGACGTGCACTGCCTCCTCCAGCAGTGGTGTCGCCGTCTCGTCCGGGCCCTGGCCCGGCGGCGCGCCGGTTCCCGCCATCTCGTAGTGATAGACGACCGCGATGTCGACCTCGCCGCGGCGGAGCAGTTCATAGGCGCCCCGGGGCTCGGTCTCGGTCAGGGTGAACGACAGCCCCTCATGCCGTGCGGTCAGCGTCCCGAGCGCCCGCGGCAACACCATCGAGGCTCCGCTGGGAAAACAGGCGAGCCGGACCCGCCCGGCGCGCAAGCCTGCCACCGCCTCAACCTCCGACTCGGCACGCGCCACGAGATCGAGGATCTGTTCGCCGTGGCGAAGCAGCACCTCACCAGCGTCAGTCAGCCCGACGCGCGCCTTCGAGCGGACCACGATAGGAGTCCGCAACGCGCGCTCAAGGCCCTGGACCTGCTGGGTCACCGCCGGCTGCGAATACCCGAGGGAGCGCGCCGCGGCCGAGAGGCTGCCCTCTGCCGCGATCGCCGCCAGCACCCGGAAGTGTTTCAGCTCCAACACGGCACCCAGTA
The sequence above is a segment of the Saccharopolyspora phatthalungensis genome. Coding sequences within it:
- a CDS encoding protein phosphatase 2C domain-containing protein, whose amino-acid sequence is MGIRICAVAQSMSKRGRSDAENEDRVAYDVGSGRFAVADGASTSARSEVWSEILVNAFTRDGVDPLAPDVLDRLRQAWWKQVARPGLPWWAVEKLPQGAAAAFVGLTVRETGYRVRAIGDSCLFHLRGEEILLAGPLDRADRFSRFPALITTRPHAAATVAIWEGGGSYDAGDVFVLATDAMAKHLLQDYQTAGRLLPVAKYLESPEAFGDFVARARENGMDNDDTTACVVQT
- a CDS encoding vWA domain-containing protein; this translates as MYSAEINRTQRACLLLLIDQSYSMSEPWAGTGMSKADQLALTVNKILGNAVLLCSKGDDRIFDYFEVGIIGYGMDVGPVLHGTDLGTPLIPIGEVARNPKRMDQLTQKISDGVGGFLEVQTNKPVWVDPRFNGQTPMVKAFGTAAEIIDSWCRQNPRSFPPIVINITDGVSSDGEPTDVAWQIRETATEDGNVLLFNVHVSGMPNPPAVMPNAPAGLPDAYAKMLFDISSELPPQMLEATAVAGYEVKPGARGFVYNAEAHMVVDFLDIGTRAVTPTGLKELTDGRES
- a CDS encoding transposase family protein, coding for MTTQKNLAEGAAPIIYQVQLPVSTRTLQVVSDLISARRKKIGSRWRKAPPGKQAIIALAVLRHDQRLLDLAGGNGVSASTIRRWVLEVIDLLAARAPRLDRVLATTARTGGEVVLLDGTLIPTHRRSGHDNRRYYSGKHKRHGLLFLALTDDAGNLLWLSAATPGRASEVTTARHAKLTTKLRDAGLGAMCDLGFTGLEDDPTQPVIIIGRRAARARPLTDAEKQANQLLARERAAGEHGFADLKNWRILTRLRMHTRHATRLLRALLVLTNLEITR
- a CDS encoding LysR family transcriptional regulator codes for the protein MLELKHFRVLAAIAAEGSLSAAARSLGYSQPAVTQQVQGLERALRTPIVVRSKARVGLTDAGEVLLRHGEQILDLVARAESEVEAVAGLRAGRVRLACFPSGASMVLPRALGTLTARHEGLSFTLTETEPRGAYELLRRGEVDIAVVYHYEMAGTGAPPGQGPDETATPLLEEAVHVALPVGHSAAGEAVVELADLAGSRWIAGCPDCRSNLVDACRAVGFDPDIAFETDDYAALQALAAAGLGVALLPELMLAAARAEAGLVVRRLHPRSVRVVTAVTTTGLSRVPAVARTMAALREAARLVEIPDLRE
- a CDS encoding NAD(P)-dependent alcohol dehydrogenase, with protein sequence MRTTVGWQAVRAGNTLRRVSLERRELRGDDVAVRVDYCGVCHSDLHAVRAHTDNDDAPLVPGHEFTGVVTDIGREVARFAIGDTVAVGNIVDSCGTCAMCRQGQENFCYEFPTLTYSGTDRHDGSTTLGGYSREYIVRDQFAYPLPTGLDPAAAAPLLCAGITVWEPLQALGVGPGSRVAVAGLGGLGHLAVKLAVALGADTTVISRSTDKADDARRLGAHDLIVSTDEQQMTASRDRFDVVIDTIAVPHDIDPYLRLVALDGTLSHLGHLGPVTVQTTDLLVGRKKLSSAGSGGRPATAAMLDFCAKHNVTADIEIVPSKHINETLERLERNDVRYRFVLDMSDLS
- a CDS encoding DNA-binding protein; the protein is MRGADVKLPTPVDYQEAVQIPQRAFEDEILQRGKPLRNGLGLPNAISGGFALTFKIEVGSECFAVRCFHKEGNHLQERYARIAEFVQAHERLGFLVDVDYIPTGIRVRNSTLPIVRMPWVEGRRLDSWIDNHLNDPDALGAVRRHIREAVTALRRVGVAHGDLQHGNILVRPDHNVRFVDYDGMFLPALRPLGPSEQGHRNFQHPDRADHYDASIDLFATFVIDLSLEALQHDPVLWDEFHTGENLLFSGSDFARPEQSGVFARLGEIAPLAARLRRLREACTAEFAAVPDILRGVGIAGPQRRSGRARTRTYDLPRPVPAAERDTLLACQGDEVTTFGRIVDARLQPTAYGKMAFVNLGDWRRGDFTIIAFDQVCKELCQEYGADLAGLKGRWVSITGMVTAYRGKRSYWTPQIELRRLRSLRMLDMRQVEEFEAAANGAFVDETDQIHEPPEARDLGGSDKPTTTSAPASVPSGAPQQGSGALPGKPAASGSGADDLQQRLGRLYSSPGFAAQVSPHEELNSTGSATRSPCGGADRPPPELPTPPQPWPVRPPVQPGPVPPQYRVYRLPPSQISPPQPSAPPPPPPPPPPPVPPPPPNWQSGWSVPYRNPWPPAEQAPNRIRQLLKRWFGL
- a CDS encoding TetR family transcriptional regulator, which encodes MADKPLTSRGAATRQRILDVATREFAEHGIAGARVERIVAAARTNKAQLYGYFGSKEGLFDAIFFGALERIMTVVPIDATDLADWAVRLYDEYLRRPDLIRLATWARLERRPAGHLVDDADRLDDAKLRAIAEAQAAGIVRAGDPFDLMAMVIAMSMAWSPVSNVYAATDQEPPEMHEQRRTLLRDSVRRVVTPN